The Caballeronia sp. Lep1P3 genome window below encodes:
- a CDS encoding HAD family phosphatase, with protein MNHAPISGRLLICDCDGVLIDSEAVAARMLVTELQALWPGVDVEPVVLPLLGLRIEAVLASAADSVNRTLTPEQAAAIRRSVEAAAVQAPPVEGITQALAAVPLTKACASNSFSSYVDTALQRTGLVRFFGDRRFCADMVANPKPAPDVYLAAARAMNVDPSNCLVVEDSVTGVTAATAAGMPVLGFIGGGHATEGQVETLKRAGAAIVFDDMARLPALVEHWLQYATFETR; from the coding sequence GTGAATCACGCTCCCATTTCCGGCCGCCTTCTGATCTGCGATTGCGACGGCGTCCTGATCGACAGCGAAGCGGTGGCGGCGCGCATGCTCGTGACGGAGTTGCAAGCGCTGTGGCCGGGCGTCGATGTGGAACCGGTGGTGCTGCCGCTGCTCGGCCTGCGCATCGAGGCGGTGCTCGCGAGCGCCGCGGACAGCGTGAACCGCACGCTCACGCCCGAACAGGCCGCCGCGATCCGGCGCTCGGTGGAGGCGGCGGCGGTGCAGGCGCCGCCCGTCGAAGGCATTACACAGGCGCTTGCCGCCGTGCCGCTCACGAAGGCGTGTGCGAGCAACAGTTTCTCGTCGTATGTCGATACGGCGCTGCAACGCACCGGCCTCGTGCGCTTCTTCGGCGACCGGCGCTTCTGCGCGGATATGGTCGCCAATCCGAAGCCCGCGCCGGACGTGTATCTGGCGGCGGCGCGCGCGATGAACGTCGATCCGTCGAACTGCCTCGTCGTGGAGGACAGCGTGACGGGCGTGACGGCGGCGACGGCGGCGGGCATGCCGGTGCTCGGTTTCATCGGCGGCGGACACGCGACGGAAGGACAGGTCGAGACGTTGAAGCGCGCCGGCGCCGCGATCGTATTCGACGACATGGCGCGCCTGCCCGCGCTCGTCGAGCATTGGCTGCAATACGCGACGTTCGAAACACGATGA
- a CDS encoding metal ABC transporter ATP-binding protein: MTHHAHEALEVDRVTLQLGGRTILNDASFTVRTGEFIGVLGPNGAGKTTLMRALLGLVPVASGAIRVNGEAVVRGNPSIGYMPQIRTGLANRRVLGRDFVAMAADGHRWGLAHRDARIRAEVERVLDLVGARQLASRPLSELSGGERQRLLLAQCLLGKPRLLLLDEPLISLDPRHQTGVVELVRRVQRELNITVLFSAHELNPLLNSLDRVLYLGNGRAALGTIDEVITKPVLSRLYGSPIDVMRVNGRIFVMSGDVEIDKLDHAHEEGDEHEHEHEHGHGHEHGHHHSHGE, encoded by the coding sequence ATGACGCACCACGCCCACGAAGCGCTCGAAGTCGACCGCGTGACGCTGCAACTCGGCGGACGCACGATTCTCAACGACGCGAGCTTCACGGTCCGCACCGGCGAATTCATCGGCGTGCTGGGGCCGAACGGCGCGGGCAAGACCACGCTCATGCGCGCGCTGCTCGGGCTCGTGCCCGTCGCGTCCGGCGCGATCCGCGTGAACGGCGAAGCGGTCGTGCGCGGCAATCCTTCGATCGGCTACATGCCGCAGATTCGCACCGGCCTCGCGAATCGCCGGGTGCTGGGCCGCGATTTCGTCGCGATGGCCGCCGACGGACACCGCTGGGGGTTGGCGCATCGCGATGCGCGCATCCGCGCCGAGGTCGAGCGCGTGCTCGATCTCGTCGGCGCGCGGCAACTGGCTTCGCGGCCGCTGTCGGAGCTATCGGGCGGCGAACGTCAGCGCCTGCTGCTCGCGCAGTGTCTCCTCGGCAAGCCGCGCCTTTTGCTGCTCGACGAGCCGCTCATCAGCCTCGATCCGCGTCATCAGACGGGCGTCGTCGAACTCGTGCGGCGCGTGCAGCGCGAACTCAACATCACCGTGCTGTTTTCCGCGCACGAACTCAATCCGCTTCTGAACTCGCTCGATCGCGTGCTCTATCTGGGCAACGGGCGCGCGGCGCTCGGCACCATCGACGAAGTCATCACGAAGCCGGTGCTCTCGCGTCTCTATGGCTCGCCCATCGACGTGATGCGCGTGAACGGCCGCATCTTCGTGATGTCGGGCGATGTCGAGATCGACAAGCTCGATCACGCGCACGAGGAAGGCGACGAACATGAGCACGAGCATGAGCATGGGCACGGACATGAGCACGGCCACCATCACAGTCACGGCGAATAA
- a CDS encoding sugar ABC transporter substrate-binding protein, whose translation MKRTQRIVRAAPRAPRLATALSTALAAAALVPLGAHAATTITIATLNNPDMIELKKLSPAFEKANPDIQLKWVILEENVLRQRATTDITTNSGQFDVLTIGTYEAPQWGKRGWLSPMANLPANYDLDDVVKTARDGLSYNGQLYALPFYVESSMTYYRKDLFQAAGLKMPDQPTYDQIKQFADKLTDKSKGQYGICLRGKAGWGENMAFVSTVVNTFGGRWFDEQWKAQLDSPEWHKAVSFYADLLKNDGPPGASSNGFNENLTLMSSGKCAMWIDATVAAGMLYNKSQSQVADKIGFAAAPTEVTPKGSHWLWSWSLAIPKTSKQQDAAKKFAAWATSKEYIEMVGKDEGWASVPPGTRKSTYARPEYKQAAPFGDFVLQAIESANPNDASLKKVPYSGIQFVGIPEFQSFGTVVGQSIAGVVAGQTSVDNALKAANATADRAVKQAGYQK comes from the coding sequence ATGAAACGCACCCAACGCATCGTTCGAGCCGCACCGCGCGCCCCGCGCCTCGCCACAGCGCTTTCGACGGCGCTCGCCGCCGCCGCGCTCGTGCCGCTCGGCGCGCACGCCGCGACGACCATCACCATCGCCACGCTGAACAACCCGGACATGATCGAGCTGAAGAAGCTCTCGCCGGCTTTCGAAAAAGCCAATCCGGACATTCAGCTCAAGTGGGTCATTCTCGAAGAGAATGTGCTGCGCCAGCGCGCGACGACCGACATCACGACGAACAGCGGCCAGTTCGACGTGCTGACGATCGGCACGTATGAAGCGCCGCAGTGGGGCAAGCGCGGCTGGCTTTCGCCGATGGCGAACCTGCCCGCGAACTACGACCTCGACGATGTCGTGAAGACCGCCCGCGACGGTCTCTCGTACAACGGCCAGCTCTACGCGCTGCCGTTCTACGTCGAAAGCTCGATGACGTACTACCGCAAGGACTTGTTCCAGGCCGCGGGCCTCAAGATGCCCGACCAGCCGACCTACGACCAGATCAAGCAGTTCGCCGACAAGCTCACGGACAAGTCGAAAGGCCAGTACGGCATCTGTCTGCGCGGCAAGGCGGGCTGGGGCGAGAACATGGCGTTCGTCTCCACGGTGGTCAATACGTTCGGCGGCCGCTGGTTCGACGAACAATGGAAGGCACAGCTCGATTCCCCCGAGTGGCACAAGGCCGTGTCCTTCTACGCCGACTTGCTCAAGAACGACGGCCCGCCGGGAGCGAGCTCCAACGGCTTCAACGAGAACCTCACGCTGATGTCGTCGGGCAAGTGCGCGATGTGGATCGACGCAACCGTCGCCGCGGGCATGCTGTACAACAAGTCGCAGTCGCAGGTGGCCGACAAGATCGGCTTCGCCGCCGCGCCGACCGAAGTCACGCCGAAGGGCTCGCACTGGCTCTGGTCCTGGTCGCTCGCGATTCCGAAGACGTCGAAGCAGCAGGACGCCGCGAAGAAGTTCGCCGCGTGGGCCACGTCGAAGGAATACATCGAGATGGTCGGCAAGGACGAAGGCTGGGCGTCGGTGCCGCCGGGCACGCGCAAGTCCACGTATGCGCGCCCCGAGTACAAGCAGGCCGCGCCGTTCGGCGACTTCGTGCTGCAGGCGATCGAATCCGCGAACCCGAACGATGCGTCGCTCAAGAAGGTGCCGTATAGCGGCATCCAGTTCGTCGGCATTCCGGAGTTCCAGTCGTTCGGCACGGTGGTCGGGCAGTCGATCGCGGGCGTCGTCGCCGGGCAGACGAGCGTGGACAACGCGCTGAAGGCGGCCAACGCGACAGCCGACCGCGCGGTCAAGCAGGCGGGTTATCAGAAGTAA
- a CDS encoding sugar-binding transcriptional regulator, producing the protein MPKSTEKLDLATRAAWLYYVAGNTQNEIAEKLQISRPVAQRLVAFAVEKNLIRVRVDHRIADCLALAQQLSDRYGLAICEVVPIDGDSSEQVDRKLAVAGAQVMERYLVDEKPIVVSIGSGRTLKAVVAQIGQLDRPQHRFVSMVGAIAQDGSSNRYDVAQQLSEKTGGKHFMLPAPLMADNEAERAQWVNHRLYRIVEGLAQQADVSFVGIGNIGINCPLHEDGFITRAEVDEMLKAGAVAEWLGLPIDAQGKRVQSKTGARVTSLKLDAPPKRPTIGFAGGQRKREALIAALKGQWLSGLVTDELCAKAALEA; encoded by the coding sequence TTGCCAAAATCAACCGAAAAGCTCGATCTAGCAACCCGCGCAGCGTGGCTGTATTACGTCGCCGGCAACACCCAGAACGAGATCGCAGAGAAACTGCAAATCTCGCGTCCGGTGGCGCAACGGCTCGTCGCGTTCGCGGTGGAAAAGAACCTGATCCGCGTGCGAGTGGATCACCGCATCGCCGATTGCCTCGCGCTCGCACAGCAGCTCAGCGACCGCTACGGACTCGCGATCTGCGAGGTCGTCCCTATCGACGGGGATTCGAGCGAGCAGGTCGACCGCAAGCTCGCCGTCGCCGGCGCGCAAGTCATGGAGCGTTATCTCGTCGATGAGAAACCCATCGTCGTTTCCATCGGCAGCGGGCGCACGCTGAAAGCCGTCGTCGCGCAAATCGGACAGCTCGACCGGCCGCAGCATCGCTTCGTGTCGATGGTCGGCGCCATCGCGCAGGACGGATCGTCGAACCGTTACGACGTCGCGCAGCAACTCTCCGAGAAAACCGGCGGCAAGCACTTCATGCTGCCCGCGCCGCTCATGGCCGACAACGAGGCCGAGCGCGCGCAATGGGTCAATCACCGGCTGTATCGCATCGTCGAGGGTCTGGCGCAGCAGGCGGATGTGTCGTTCGTCGGCATCGGCAATATCGGCATCAACTGCCCGCTGCACGAAGACGGCTTCATCACGCGCGCGGAAGTCGACGAGATGTTGAAAGCCGGCGCGGTCGCCGAATGGCTCGGACTGCCGATCGACGCGCAAGGCAAGCGCGTGCAGTCGAAAACCGGCGCACGCGTGACAAGCCTCAAGCTCGATGCGCCCCCAAAGCGGCCGACCATCGGCTTCGCGGGCGGCCAGCGCAAGCGCGAAGCGCTGATCGCCGCGCTCAAAGGTCAGTGGCTCTCCGGCCTCGTCACGGACGAACTCTGCGCGAAAGCCGCGCTCGAAGCGTGA
- a CDS encoding MOSC domain-containing protein encodes MSVLKELFVYPIKSCAGIGLARAVLLETGLEYDRNWLVTDATGGMITQRTHPCMALIRTAFDGDDLLIEAPGMPALRTPLRAEALLHAQPMRATVWRDTVDALDAGEQPARWFSELLDLPARLARFSPKVKRVVDRKWTAPLVTHTRFADGFPLLVLGQASLDDLNARLAQKGAPRIPVNRFRPNLVIDGLDAYEEDFVDEMRIGAADRDVQLRLVKLCTRCPVPTIDQLTGAPNPAWPHEPLDTMSAYRASERHGGKLTFGKNAVILRGEGVALEAGQSVEAEIAF; translated from the coding sequence ATGTCCGTTCTGAAAGAACTTTTCGTCTATCCGATCAAGTCTTGCGCGGGCATCGGGCTTGCCCGCGCGGTGCTGCTGGAAACCGGCCTCGAGTACGATCGCAACTGGCTCGTGACGGACGCGACGGGCGGCATGATCACGCAGCGCACGCATCCGTGCATGGCGTTGATCCGCACCGCGTTCGATGGTGACGATCTGCTCATCGAAGCGCCCGGCATGCCCGCGCTGCGCACACCGTTGCGCGCCGAAGCGCTGCTGCACGCGCAGCCCATGCGCGCGACCGTCTGGCGCGATACCGTCGATGCGCTCGACGCCGGCGAACAACCGGCCCGATGGTTCAGCGAACTGCTCGATCTGCCCGCGCGGCTCGCGCGCTTTTCGCCGAAGGTGAAGCGTGTCGTCGACCGGAAATGGACGGCGCCGCTCGTCACGCACACGCGCTTCGCCGATGGCTTTCCGCTGCTCGTGCTCGGCCAGGCATCGCTCGACGATCTCAATGCGCGTCTCGCGCAGAAAGGCGCGCCGCGCATACCGGTCAATCGCTTTCGCCCGAATCTGGTGATTGACGGCCTGGATGCTTACGAAGAGGATTTCGTCGACGAGATGCGCATTGGCGCCGCGGATCGCGATGTGCAACTACGCCTCGTGAAGCTGTGCACGCGCTGCCCGGTGCCGACGATCGATCAGCTTACCGGCGCACCGAATCCCGCGTGGCCGCACGAACCGCTCGACACGATGAGCGCGTATCGCGCGAGCGAGCGGCACGGCGGCAAGCTGACCTTCGGCAAGAACGCCGTGATTCTGCGAGGCGAGGGTGTGGCGCTCGAAGCGGGGCAGAGCGTGGAAGCGGAGATCGCGTTCTGA
- a CDS encoding Fur family transcriptional regulator, whose amino-acid sequence MTASVETMLARAEALADERGLALTPLRRHVYELVLRAHKPIGAYDLIDALEPQRGARVPPTTVYRALDFLVENGLVHRIESKNAFVACCDAGKPHESQFLICDECGATLEIQGRELASSLSASPPAHGFEVRHQVVELSGLCSECQRKHRNTKQAQPQGNR is encoded by the coding sequence ATGACCGCATCCGTCGAAACCATGCTCGCGCGCGCCGAGGCGCTCGCCGATGAGCGCGGGCTCGCGCTCACGCCGCTGCGCCGTCACGTCTACGAACTCGTGCTCAGGGCGCACAAGCCGATCGGCGCCTACGACCTCATCGACGCGCTCGAGCCGCAACGTGGCGCGCGCGTGCCGCCGACCACCGTTTACCGCGCGCTCGACTTCCTCGTCGAAAACGGGCTCGTGCACCGGATCGAATCGAAGAACGCGTTCGTCGCATGCTGCGACGCCGGCAAGCCGCACGAAAGCCAGTTCCTCATCTGCGACGAATGCGGCGCGACGCTCGAAATTCAGGGCCGCGAACTCGCGTCGTCGCTGTCGGCGAGCCCGCCCGCGCATGGCTTCGAAGTGCGGCATCAGGTCGTCGAACTGAGCGGGTTATGCAGCGAATGCCAGAGAAAACATCGCAACACGAAGCAGGCTCAACCGCAAGGAAACCGATGA
- a CDS encoding carbohydrate ABC transporter permease has protein sequence MSTHPVTATTRTPALDHVKNIVPGVLAWIVSILLFFPIFWMTITAFKTEQQAYSSSLIFSPTLDSFREVFARSNYFGFAWNSVLISVGVTVLCLLLAVPCAYAMAFFPTRKTQKLLLWMLSTKMMPSVGVLVPIYLLWKNSGLLDTVTGLIIVYTLINLPIAVWMAYTYFNEVPKDILEAGRIDGATTWQEIVYLLMPMALPGLASTGLLLIILSWNEAFWSINLSSSNAAPLTVFIASYSSPEGLFWAKLSAASLLAVAPILIVGWLSQKQLVRGLTFGAVK, from the coding sequence ATGAGCACGCATCCCGTTACCGCCACGACGCGCACGCCCGCGCTCGATCATGTGAAGAACATCGTGCCTGGCGTGCTCGCGTGGATCGTGTCGATCCTGCTGTTCTTCCCGATCTTCTGGATGACGATCACCGCGTTCAAGACGGAGCAGCAGGCGTATTCGTCGTCGCTCATTTTCTCGCCGACGCTCGATAGCTTTCGCGAAGTGTTCGCGCGCAGCAACTACTTCGGCTTTGCGTGGAACTCGGTGCTGATCTCCGTCGGCGTCACGGTGCTCTGCCTGTTGCTGGCCGTGCCGTGCGCCTACGCGATGGCCTTTTTCCCGACGCGAAAGACGCAGAAGCTCCTCTTGTGGATGCTGTCCACGAAGATGATGCCGTCGGTCGGCGTGCTCGTGCCGATCTATCTGCTGTGGAAGAACAGCGGACTGCTCGATACGGTCACCGGCCTCATCATCGTCTATACGCTCATCAATCTGCCGATCGCCGTCTGGATGGCCTACACGTATTTCAACGAAGTGCCGAAGGACATTCTGGAGGCGGGCCGCATCGACGGCGCGACGACATGGCAGGAGATCGTCTACTTGCTGATGCCGATGGCGCTGCCGGGGCTCGCATCGACGGGGCTGCTGCTCATCATCCTTTCGTGGAACGAGGCGTTCTGGAGCATCAACTTGTCGAGTTCCAACGCCGCGCCGCTGACGGTGTTCATCGCGTCGTATTCGAGTCCGGAAGGGCTTTTCTGGGCGAAGCTCTCGGCGGCGTCGCTGCTCGCGGTCGCGCCGATCCTGATCGTCGGCTGGCTGTCGCAGAAGCAGCTCGTGCGCGGTCTCACGTTCGGCGCGGTCAAGTGA
- a CDS encoding ABC transporter ATP-binding protein, whose product MASLTLRNINKRYEDTEVMRSVNLDIEDGEFVVFVGPSGCGKSTLMRMIAGLEDISGGDLMIDGARVNELPPAKRGIAMVFQSYALYPHMTLYDNMAFGLKLAGEKKPAIDAAVKNAAKILHIDHLLDRKPKQLSGGQRQRVAIGRAITRKPKVFLFDEPLSNLDAALRVKMRLEFARLHDDLKTTMIYVTHDQVEAMTLADKIVVLSAGNVEQVGTPNTLYHAPANKFVAGFIGSPKMNLLSGTVEQVLSDGVLVKYASGETQLAGVLPGNAKPGDAVTVGIRPEHLQPIGAGSENGVSASTMTVETLGDAAYLYAETPVAPDGLISRIPPLEKHARGQKLKLGAEPDHCHMFDANGQAFRRNAVEVYLNEHPEVKMSRVQSA is encoded by the coding sequence ATGGCTAGCCTGACCCTGCGCAACATCAACAAGCGCTACGAAGACACCGAGGTGATGCGAAGCGTGAACCTCGACATCGAAGACGGCGAGTTCGTCGTTTTCGTGGGGCCGTCGGGATGCGGCAAGTCCACGCTCATGCGAATGATCGCGGGCCTCGAGGACATCAGCGGCGGCGACCTCATGATCGACGGCGCGCGCGTGAACGAGTTGCCGCCCGCCAAGCGCGGCATCGCGATGGTGTTTCAGTCGTATGCGCTCTATCCGCACATGACGCTCTACGACAACATGGCCTTCGGCCTCAAGCTCGCGGGCGAGAAAAAGCCCGCGATCGATGCCGCCGTCAAGAACGCCGCGAAGATCCTGCACATCGATCATTTGCTCGACCGCAAGCCGAAGCAACTGTCGGGCGGGCAGCGTCAGCGCGTCGCAATCGGCCGCGCGATCACGCGCAAGCCGAAAGTCTTTCTCTTCGACGAGCCGCTTTCCAACCTCGATGCCGCGCTGCGCGTGAAGATGCGCCTGGAATTCGCGCGCCTGCACGACGATCTCAAGACGACGATGATCTACGTCACGCACGATCAGGTCGAAGCGATGACGCTCGCGGACAAGATCGTCGTGCTGTCGGCAGGTAACGTCGAGCAGGTCGGCACGCCGAACACGCTCTATCACGCGCCGGCGAACAAGTTCGTCGCGGGCTTCATCGGCTCGCCGAAGATGAACCTCCTGTCCGGCACGGTGGAGCAAGTTCTGAGCGATGGCGTGCTCGTCAAGTACGCGAGCGGCGAGACGCAACTCGCCGGCGTGCTGCCGGGCAACGCGAAGCCGGGCGATGCGGTGACGGTCGGCATCCGGCCCGAGCATTTGCAGCCGATCGGCGCGGGGAGCGAGAACGGCGTCTCGGCGTCGACGATGACGGTCGAAACGCTCGGCGATGCGGCTTATCTGTACGCGGAGACACCGGTGGCGCCGGACGGTCTCATCTCGCGCATTCCGCCGCTTGAGAAGCACGCGCGCGGCCAGAAGCTCAAGCTCGGTGCGGAGCCGGATCACTGCCATATGTTCGATGCGAACGGGCAGGCGTTCAGGCGGAATGCGGTGGAGGTTTATTTGAATGAGCATCCCGAAGTGAAGATGTCGCGCGTGCAAAGCGCCTGA
- a CDS encoding metal ABC transporter solute-binding protein, Zn/Mn family codes for MKLAQILTCIAAAASFGQSAIAHAAGVPVVPVVAAENFYGDVIRQLGGENVQVTSILNNPDEDPHLFEASPKTARALAHAALVVYNGANYDPWMDKLLGSTRTSGKRTVIVAAQLTGKKPGDNPHLWYDPPTMPAVAKAVSAYLSSADPAHKRDYDARLATFLDSLKPIDARIAVMKSHYKGVPVTATEPVFGYTADAIGFEMRNQRFQTAEMNETEPSPADIAAFEKDLRERRVHVLIYNSQATGALTRRLLDVAKDAHLPSVSVTETLPAGKTYQQWIESQLDALAGALQGWQR; via the coding sequence ATGAAACTCGCGCAAATCCTGACCTGCATCGCGGCGGCGGCGAGCTTCGGCCAAAGCGCGATCGCGCACGCGGCGGGCGTGCCCGTCGTGCCGGTCGTCGCGGCGGAGAACTTCTACGGCGATGTCATCCGCCAGCTCGGCGGCGAGAACGTGCAGGTGACGAGCATCCTCAACAATCCGGACGAAGACCCGCATCTGTTCGAAGCCAGCCCGAAGACCGCGCGCGCGCTCGCGCATGCGGCGCTCGTCGTCTATAACGGCGCGAACTACGATCCGTGGATGGACAAGCTGCTCGGCTCTACGCGGACCAGCGGCAAGCGCACGGTCATCGTCGCGGCGCAACTCACCGGCAAGAAGCCCGGCGACAATCCGCATCTCTGGTACGACCCGCCGACGATGCCCGCCGTCGCCAAAGCGGTGAGCGCCTATTTGTCGAGCGCGGACCCGGCGCACAAGCGCGACTACGACGCACGCCTCGCCACGTTTCTCGATTCGCTCAAACCCATCGACGCGCGCATCGCCGTAATGAAGTCGCATTACAAGGGCGTGCCCGTGACCGCGACGGAACCGGTCTTCGGCTACACGGCGGACGCCATCGGCTTCGAAATGCGCAATCAGCGCTTCCAGACCGCCGAGATGAACGAGACGGAGCCGAGCCCCGCCGATATCGCCGCGTTCGAGAAAGACCTGCGCGAACGCCGCGTGCACGTGCTCATCTACAACAGTCAGGCGACGGGCGCGCTCACACGGCGTCTGCTCGATGTCGCGAAAGACGCGCACTTGCCGAGCGTCAGCGTGACGGAGACGCTGCCCGCCGGCAAGACGTATCAGCAATGGATCGAATCGCAGCTCGATGCGCTCGCGGGCGCGCTGCAAGGATGGCAGCGATGA
- a CDS encoding L-iditol 2-dehydrogenase — translation MRLKDKVAVITGAASGIGEAVARRYLDEGAKLVVVDVKDEREMAARYQSASERVLALKADVTRREDIERIVASASERFGGIDILFNNAALFDMRPILDESWDVYDRLFAVNVKGMFFLMQAVARRMVEQGRGGKIINMSSQAGRRGEALVSHYCATKAAVISYTQSAALALAKDRINVNGIAPGVVDTPMWEQVDALFARYESRPLGEKKRIVGEEVPLGRMGVPGDLTGAALFLASADSDYITAQTLNVDGGNWMS, via the coding sequence GTGAGACTGAAAGACAAGGTCGCGGTCATCACAGGCGCAGCAAGCGGAATCGGCGAAGCGGTCGCGCGCCGCTATCTCGACGAAGGCGCGAAGCTCGTTGTCGTCGACGTCAAGGACGAGCGCGAAATGGCAGCGCGCTATCAGAGCGCTTCCGAGCGCGTTCTCGCGCTGAAGGCCGACGTCACGCGCCGCGAAGACATCGAGCGCATCGTGGCGAGCGCGTCCGAGCGTTTCGGCGGCATCGACATTCTCTTCAATAACGCGGCGCTCTTCGACATGCGCCCGATCCTCGACGAATCCTGGGACGTGTACGACCGCCTCTTCGCGGTCAACGTGAAGGGCATGTTCTTTCTGATGCAGGCGGTCGCGCGCCGCATGGTGGAGCAGGGGCGCGGCGGCAAGATCATCAATATGTCGTCGCAGGCGGGGCGGCGCGGCGAGGCGCTCGTCTCGCATTACTGCGCGACCAAGGCGGCCGTCATCAGCTACACGCAGTCGGCGGCGCTCGCGCTCGCGAAGGATCGCATCAACGTGAACGGCATTGCGCCGGGCGTCGTCGATACGCCGATGTGGGAACAGGTCGATGCGCTCTTCGCGCGCTATGAGAGCCGGCCGCTCGGCGAGAAGAAGCGCATCGTCGGTGAGGAAGTGCCGCTCGGGCGCATGGGCGTGCCCGGCGATCTCACCGGCGCGGCGCTCTTTCTCGCATCGGCGGATTCGGATTACATCACCGCGCAGACGCTCAACGTCGACGGCGGCAACTGGATGAGTTGA
- a CDS encoding carbohydrate ABC transporter permease: MRQLNPPITDHFEDSAAERDKKRAKSVRWLITPSSGLLFLWMAIPLAMTIWFSFSRYNLLNPDVKGFAGLDNFQFLVTDPAFGPSIGHTLTLIASVLAITVIGGVLLAVLFDRKFIGQGIARLLVIAPFFVMPTVSALIWKNMILHPVYGLVASLMRSLGMQPIDWFAEYPLFAVIVIVAWQWLPFAFLILFTAIQSLDQEQKEAARIDGAGPFAMFFFITLPHLKRAIAVVVMMETIFLLSIFAEIYTTTGGGPGTATTNLSYLIYALGLQQFDVGLASAGGILAVILANIVAFFLVRMLAKNLKGEYES; this comes from the coding sequence ATGCGCCAACTGAATCCCCCCATCACCGATCACTTCGAAGACTCCGCCGCCGAGCGCGACAAGAAGCGCGCGAAGTCCGTGCGATGGCTCATCACGCCGTCGAGCGGACTTCTCTTCCTGTGGATGGCGATTCCGCTCGCGATGACGATCTGGTTCTCGTTCTCGCGCTACAACCTGCTCAATCCCGACGTAAAGGGCTTCGCGGGCCTCGACAACTTCCAGTTCCTCGTCACCGATCCGGCGTTCGGGCCGTCGATCGGTCATACGCTCACGCTCATTGCGTCCGTGCTGGCGATTACCGTGATCGGCGGTGTGCTGCTCGCGGTGCTTTTCGACCGCAAGTTCATCGGCCAGGGCATTGCGCGCCTGCTCGTGATTGCGCCGTTCTTCGTGATGCCGACGGTCTCCGCGCTCATCTGGAAGAACATGATCCTGCATCCGGTGTACGGCCTCGTCGCCTCGCTGATGCGATCGCTCGGCATGCAGCCGATCGACTGGTTCGCCGAGTATCCGCTCTTCGCGGTCATTGTGATCGTCGCGTGGCAGTGGCTTCCGTTCGCCTTTCTGATTCTCTTTACCGCGATCCAGTCGCTCGATCAGGAACAGAAGGAGGCGGCGCGCATCGACGGCGCGGGTCCGTTCGCGATGTTCTTCTTCATCACGCTGCCGCATTTGAAGCGCGCGATCGCCGTCGTCGTGATGATGGAAACCATCTTTCTGCTCTCGATCTTCGCGGAAATCTATACGACCACCGGCGGCGGTCCCGGCACCGCGACCACGAACCTTTCGTATCTCATCTACGCGCTCGGCCTGCAACAGTTCGATGTCGGGCTGGCTTCGGCGGGCGGCATTCTCGCGGTGATCCTCGCGAACATCGTCGCGTTCTTCCTCGTGAGAATGCTCGCGAAGAACCTCAAAGGGGAGTACGAGTCATGA